A genomic window from Nostoc sp. PCC 7524 includes:
- a CDS encoding DEAD/DEAH box helicase codes for MPNYHPKTEHLTKQKAAWQHLPTKAVRVPEIFLEEIERYARSLDNGLSPQIISASSLELIRDSIKNLELEDLIKLQLELPLIIEEKKEQRCDRSLEDCIIYLADRCDYAYSQDGAGFNGADAGFGHWLASRIRDKKPIIKAHAKAALKILHKYEKQLNRGNLQLPQWDLIEHQYPEDSPKVGAINDNGQQYIPEKRVEVKGDLIAVYAPYDSSGKFQRDCKTIEGYRFEGSDKSWRFPINKSLEVKEKLITDEFHISAQFKGAIALAQMQLEEEKAAKEAEALAMADEIVKFVEAADLNAPLANGWYLRDYQKKGVEWLLAHRRGGIYTGGILSDHMGLGKSLTALVAARAMQRTHDCPVFVIAPVSVMDNWVREASRAEVKIECFSWAKLPKPLETKKYVLICDEAHYAQNIASARTKKMLELAHHENCLTAWLLTGTPIKNGRPVNLYPLLCAVNHPLANDKYDYERRYCNAYHKDIGRKTVWDNTGASHLDELSQKTEDVILRRTKQQCLKELPDKTRLFEKVELETKQLDEYQDTVRLLVDDYRRRSQCKKFKYNLPILFKCSSFKLWLSWVLAYNPADPEAEALATLNILRKVGSEFKVEAAIATAGELLEQGEQVVIFTEFVESAKAIATELDGLLLTGETKPIERQLLIDQFQLGDKKVFVGTIKAGGVGITLTAASNVILVDRAWTPGDCEQAEDRCHRLGQQNAVFATWLQLGHVDQAIDDLLIQKQQRIELVLKGKRKTLKGINSPKDLAKELLAIL; via the coding sequence ATGCCAAACTATCATCCGAAAACTGAGCATCTAACCAAGCAAAAAGCAGCTTGGCAACATTTACCTACCAAAGCTGTACGAGTTCCCGAAATATTCTTAGAGGAAATTGAGCGATACGCGCGATCGCTAGATAATGGTTTATCACCTCAGATCATCTCTGCAAGTAGCTTAGAACTTATACGTGATTCAATTAAAAATTTAGAATTAGAGGATTTAATCAAGCTCCAGCTAGAACTTCCCCTCATCATTGAGGAGAAGAAAGAGCAAAGATGCGATCGCTCTCTAGAAGATTGCATCATTTATTTAGCTGATAGGTGCGATTATGCTTACTCTCAGGATGGAGCAGGCTTTAATGGTGCTGATGCTGGCTTTGGGCATTGGCTAGCTAGCAGAATTAGAGATAAAAAGCCTATTATCAAAGCCCACGCCAAAGCTGCCTTAAAAATACTGCATAAATACGAAAAGCAGCTAAATAGGGGAAATTTGCAGTTACCACAGTGGGATTTAATAGAGCATCAATACCCTGAAGATTCTCCCAAAGTAGGAGCTATTAATGATAACGGTCAGCAGTATATTCCAGAGAAGCGAGTAGAGGTAAAGGGCGATTTAATTGCTGTGTACGCTCCTTATGATTCATCTGGTAAATTTCAGCGAGATTGTAAGACCATTGAAGGTTATAGGTTTGAGGGTAGTGATAAATCCTGGCGTTTTCCTATTAACAAAAGTTTAGAAGTCAAAGAAAAACTGATTACAGATGAATTTCATATATCAGCACAGTTTAAGGGCGCGATCGCTCTAGCTCAAATGCAACTTGAGGAAGAGAAAGCAGCCAAGGAAGCTGAGGCTTTAGCTATGGCTGATGAAATTGTCAAATTCGTAGAAGCTGCTGATTTGAATGCACCTTTGGCTAATGGCTGGTATCTGCGTGATTACCAAAAAAAAGGTGTAGAGTGGCTACTTGCTCACCGTCGCGGTGGGATTTACACCGGGGGGATTCTCTCAGATCACATGGGATTAGGAAAGTCGCTTACAGCTTTAGTTGCAGCAAGAGCAATGCAGCGTACACACGATTGTCCGGTGTTTGTGATTGCTCCTGTATCTGTGATGGATAATTGGGTACGCGAGGCATCCCGTGCTGAAGTCAAGATTGAGTGCTTTAGCTGGGCAAAGTTACCAAAGCCACTTGAAACTAAAAAATATGTGCTGATTTGTGATGAAGCCCATTATGCTCAGAATATTGCCAGTGCCAGAACAAAAAAGATGTTGGAATTAGCACATCATGAGAATTGTTTAACAGCATGGTTACTGACTGGGACACCAATTAAAAATGGTAGACCAGTTAACCTTTATCCATTACTATGCGCGGTTAATCATCCTTTAGCAAATGATAAATATGATTATGAGCGTCGTTATTGTAATGCTTATCACAAGGATATTGGCAGAAAAACAGTTTGGGACAATACAGGCGCATCACATCTTGATGAATTGTCACAGAAAACAGAGGATGTCATATTACGACGCACTAAACAACAGTGCCTAAAAGAACTACCAGATAAAACACGTTTATTTGAAAAGGTTGAACTTGAAACTAAACAGTTAGATGAATATCAAGATACAGTCAGATTATTAGTAGATGATTACCGCCGGCGATCGCAGTGTAAGAAATTCAAATACAACCTACCAATACTGTTTAAATGTTCATCTTTTAAACTGTGGTTAAGTTGGGTATTGGCTTACAATCCGGCTGACCCTGAAGCTGAGGCATTGGCAACCCTTAATATTCTGCGGAAAGTAGGCAGTGAGTTTAAGGTTGAGGCAGCAATCGCAACTGCGGGGGAACTGTTAGAACAAGGTGAACAAGTGGTAATCTTCACTGAGTTTGTAGAAAGCGCGAAGGCGATCGCAACTGAACTTGATGGACTATTACTCACTGGTGAAACTAAACCAATTGAAAGGCAGTTATTAATTGATCAGTTTCAATTGGGTGATAAAAAAGTTTTCGTTGGTACTATTAAAGCTGGTGGTGTTGGTATAACTCTAACAGCTGCTAGTAACGTAATTTTGGTAGATCGCGCTTGGACTCCTGGTGATTGTGAGCAAGCCGAGGATAGATGTCATCGCCTTGGTCAACAAAATGCTGTGTTTGCAACATGGTTACAGTTAGGCCATGTTGACCAAGCAATTGATGACCTGTTAATTCAAAAACAACAGCGAATTGAGCTTGTATTGAAAGGCAAACGC